One window from the genome of Engraulis encrasicolus isolate BLACKSEA-1 chromosome 16, IST_EnEncr_1.0, whole genome shotgun sequence encodes:
- the ctdsplb gene encoding CTD (carboxy-terminal domain, RNA polymerase II, polypeptide A) small phosphatase-like b isoform X2 encodes MDNTSIITQVTNPKEEEILSSTQEKVSLSNSSLKKQRSRSIFSSLLCCFRSYNVDPPATNNNTSVLPPPVEENGAPPKTPAPYLLPEVNINDYGRKCVVIDLDETLVHSSFKPISNADFIVPVEIDGTVHQVYVLKRPHVDEFLQKMGEMFECVLFTASLAKYADPVADLLDQWGVFRARLFRESCFFHRGNYVKDLSRLGRELRNVIIVDNSPASYIFHPENAVPVRSWFDDMEDMELLELLPFFEGLSKEEDVYAVLENWRGR; translated from the exons ATGGACAACACGTCCATAATTACGCAGGTTACCAACCCAAAGGAGGAGGAGATATTATCGTCAACTCAAGAAAAGG tCTCGCTGTCCAACAGCAGCTTAAAGAAACAGAGGAGCCGCAGCATCTTCAGCTCGCTCTTGTGCTGCTTCAGGAGCTACAATGTGGACCCACCggccaccaacaacaacaccagcGTGCTGCCCCCACCCGTGGAGGAGAACGGCGCTCCACCCAAG aCTCCAGCCCCATACCTCCTCCCAGAGGTCAACATAAATGACTATGGCAGGAAGTGTGTAGTGATTGACCTGGACGAGACCCTGGTACACAGCTCATTTAAG CCCATCAGCAATGCAGATTTCATTGTTCCGGTGGAGATTGATGGCACTGTGCATCAG GTGTATGTGCTGAAGAGACCTCACGTAGACGAGTTCCTGCAGAAGATGGGGgagatgtttgagtgtgtgctctTCACCGCAAGTCTAGCCAAG TACGCGGATCCTGTCGCCGACCTGTTGGACCAGTGGGGCGTATTCAGGGCGCGCCTGTTCCGAGAGTCCTGTTTTTTCCACCGGGGCAACTATGTCAAAGACCTCAGCCGCCTGGGCAGGGAGCTCCGAAACGTCATCATTGTGGACAACTCCCCCGCCTCCTACATCTTCCATCCTGAAAATGCG GTGCCAGTGCGGTCGTGGTTCGATGACATGGAAGATATGGAGCTGCTGGAATTGCTGCCTTTCTTTGAGGGACTGAGTAAGGAGGAGGACGTGTACGCAGTGCTGGAGAACTGGAGAGGGAGGTAG
- the ctdsplb gene encoding CTD (carboxy-terminal domain, RNA polymerase II, polypeptide A) small phosphatase-like b isoform X1, producing MDNTSIITQVTNPKEEEILSSTQEKVSLSNSSLKKQRSRSIFSSLLCCFRSYNVDPPATNNNTSVLPPPVEENGAPPKCDQVEVISIPSTPAPYLLPEVNINDYGRKCVVIDLDETLVHSSFKPISNADFIVPVEIDGTVHQVYVLKRPHVDEFLQKMGEMFECVLFTASLAKYADPVADLLDQWGVFRARLFRESCFFHRGNYVKDLSRLGRELRNVIIVDNSPASYIFHPENAVPVRSWFDDMEDMELLELLPFFEGLSKEEDVYAVLENWRGR from the exons ATGGACAACACGTCCATAATTACGCAGGTTACCAACCCAAAGGAGGAGGAGATATTATCGTCAACTCAAGAAAAGG tCTCGCTGTCCAACAGCAGCTTAAAGAAACAGAGGAGCCGCAGCATCTTCAGCTCGCTCTTGTGCTGCTTCAGGAGCTACAATGTGGACCCACCggccaccaacaacaacaccagcGTGCTGCCCCCACCCGTGGAGGAGAACGGCGCTCCACCCAAG TGTGACCAGGTTGAGGTCATCTCTATCCCCAGT aCTCCAGCCCCATACCTCCTCCCAGAGGTCAACATAAATGACTATGGCAGGAAGTGTGTAGTGATTGACCTGGACGAGACCCTGGTACACAGCTCATTTAAG CCCATCAGCAATGCAGATTTCATTGTTCCGGTGGAGATTGATGGCACTGTGCATCAG GTGTATGTGCTGAAGAGACCTCACGTAGACGAGTTCCTGCAGAAGATGGGGgagatgtttgagtgtgtgctctTCACCGCAAGTCTAGCCAAG TACGCGGATCCTGTCGCCGACCTGTTGGACCAGTGGGGCGTATTCAGGGCGCGCCTGTTCCGAGAGTCCTGTTTTTTCCACCGGGGCAACTATGTCAAAGACCTCAGCCGCCTGGGCAGGGAGCTCCGAAACGTCATCATTGTGGACAACTCCCCCGCCTCCTACATCTTCCATCCTGAAAATGCG GTGCCAGTGCGGTCGTGGTTCGATGACATGGAAGATATGGAGCTGCTGGAATTGCTGCCTTTCTTTGAGGGACTGAGTAAGGAGGAGGACGTGTACGCAGTGCTGGAGAACTGGAGAGGGAGGTAG
- the hhatla gene encoding hedgehog acyltransferase like, a: protein MGIKAALPKVELYLYTAVLGLALAWAASWIVEASSENVGRKAFKGNVQSGWTYFGRKMDVADFEWVMWFTTFRNHILFALSGHVIFAKICSLASPKHRGMVYMIYGLVATLVTMGWSFISLILAHCMMLYTVALLKRKSLCFVAGLASLATLKLEPYGSWQADLVTGSFELQDILFYGGCGFSIMRCMSFALENCEKKDGNYTFVDLLKYNFYLPFFYFGPIMTFDQFHVQANNPNLTRKDKELWDISMKALVQLGVILAVDVFFHFLYILTIPGDIKLVKQISDWSLAGLAYSNLVYDWVKAAVMFGVINTVSRLDHLDPPQPPKCITMLYVFAETHFDRGINDWLCKYVYDYIGKDHDGIFRELLATICTFIVTTLWLGPCEIVYIWSFFNCFGLNFELWMAKLFALPPFSTLEGVMSEAMSRRIRGLFNAVNFWQIILYNILALNSLDFAKLVAKRLLVQGFPVSTLSVLMVTYCGVQLIKERERTQALEEEAAAAVAAAAAEKPKTE from the exons ATGGGGATCAAGGCCGCCCTCCCCAAAGTTGAGCTGTACCTCTACACGGCCGTGCTGGGCCTGGCGCTGGCATGGGCTGCCAGCTGGATTGTAGAAGCCTCAAGCG AGAATGTGGGCAGAAAAGCGTTCAAAGGAAATGTGCAGTCAGGATGGACTTACTTTGGCAGGAAAATG GATGTTGCTGATTTTGAGTGGGTGATGTGGTTCACAACATTCCGTAACCACATTCTCTTTGCCCTCTCCGGTCATGTGATCTTTGCCAAAATTTGCTCCCTGGCTTCCCCTAAG CACAGGGGTATGGTCTACATGATCTACGGCCTGGTTGCCACTCTGGTCACCATGGGCTGGTCCTTCATCTCCCTCATCCTGGCCCACTGCATGATGCTCTACACCGTCGCCCTGCTCAAGAGGAAGTCCCTCTGCTTCGTGGCTGGACTCGCAAGTCTCGCCACCCTCAAGCTGGAGCCCTACGGGTCTTggcag GCTGACTTAGTGACTGGCTCCTTTGAGCTGCAGGACATCCTCTTCTATGGGGGTTGTGGATTTTCCATCATGCGCTGTATGAGCTTCGCACTGGAGAACTGTGAGAAGAAGGATGGCAACTACACTTTCGTCGATCTACTCAAGTACAACTTCTACCTCCCCTTCTTTTACTTTGGACCTATCATGACGTTTGATCAATTCCATGTTCAG GCTAACAACCCCAATCTGACTCGCAAGGACAAGGAGTTATGGGACATTTCGATGAAAGCGCTTGTTCAACTGGGTGTCATTTTGGCGGTGGATGTCTTCTTCCACTTCCTCTACATTCTGACAATCCCTGGAGATATAAAACTGGTGAAGCAGATCTCTGACTGGTCTCTTG CTGGTTTGGCTTACTCCAACCTGGTGTATGACTGGGTAAAAGCCGCCGTTATGTTCGGTGTCATCAACACTGTGTCCAGACTGGACCACCTTGACCCACCACAGCCGCCTAAATGTATTACTATGCTCTATGTGTTTGCTGAAAC TCACTTTGACAGAGGAATCAATGACTGGCTGTGCAA GTACGTTTACGACTACATTGGCAAGGACCACGACGGAATTTTCAGGGAACTTCTAGCAACCATCTGCACTTTTATCGTCACCACTCTGTGGCTCGGCCCCTGTGAGATTGTTTACATTTGGTCCTTCTTCAACTGCTTCGGTCTTAACTTTGAGTTGTGGATGGCTAAGCTCTTTGCCCTGCCACCTTTCTCCACTCTTGAG GGTGTAATGTCAGAGGCCATGTCACGCAGAATCAGGGGGCTGTTCAATGCTGTGAACTTCTGGCAGATCATTCTTTACAACATCCTCGCCCTGAATAGTCTGGACTTCGCCAAGCTTGTTGCTAAGCGACTGCTTGTTCAAG GCTTCCCCGTGTCCACTCTGTCTGTGCTGATGGTGACCTACTGTGGCGTGCAGCTGatcaaggagagggagaggactcaggccctggaggaggaggctgcagcagctgtagcagcagcagcagcagagaaacCCAAGACCGAATAA